The sequence GCAAAAATTTTCCTCCAATGAGCTCTATAAAAGGTCAAATAGGCCACTGTTTAGGTGCAGCTGGTGGAATAGAAGCTGTTGCTTGTTTGATGGCAATGAGAGATGGCATCATCCCTCCAACTATTAACTATACAACTCCAGATGAAGCTTGTGATCTTGACTATGTTCCTAACACTTCAAGAAAAGCAGATCTAAATGTAGTTATGAGTAACTCTTTTGGTTTTGGTGGAACTAATGGTGTTTTAATCTTTAAAAAACTCTAAAAAAGGACTCAAATGGCAACATATTTAGATTTTGAATATAAGATCAAATTTATTCAAGAAGATATAATCTCTGCTCGTGTTCGTCATGATGAGATCGAAGTAGAGAAACTTCAAGCAAATCTTGATAAGGAAGTTAATAAAACTTTTAGTAATCTAACTCCTTTTCAACAACTCCAGCTTGCTCGTCATATAGATAGACCTTATGCGCTTGACTATATCAACATGATTATGCGCGATAAATATGAGATCCATGGAGATAGACACTTTCGCGATGATGCTGCAATCTTGTGCTATATCGGCTATATCGGTGATGAGAGGGCTGTGGTTATTGGAGAGCAAAAGGGTCGTGGAACTAAAAATAAGATAAGAAGAAACTTTGGTATGCCCCATCCTGAGGGTTACAGAAAAGCTCTTCGTGCTGCAAAGTTAGCGGAGAAGTTTAATCTTCCTCTTTTGATGTTAGTAGATACTCCGGGCGCATATCCAGGTTTGGGTGCAGAAGAGAGAAACCAAAGCGAAGCGATTGCAAGAAATCTTTTAGAGCTTTCAGAACTTGATACCGAGAGTGTCTCTATAGTTATCGGTGAAGGTGGAAGTGGTGGAGCTTTGGCTATCGGTGTTGCTGATAGATTTGCTATGATGCGTTACTCTGTTTTTAGTGTTATCTCGCCTGAGGGCTGCTCTGCAATACTTTGGAATGACCCTAAAAAAGCAGAAGCTGCTACAAACGCTATGAAAATCACAAGTGGAGACCTAAAAAAACTTGGACTTATAGATGACATCATAGATGAGCCACTTATTGGTGCTCATAGAGATAAAGAGGCTGCAGCTGCGGCTATCGCTGATTATTTCTTATCTAGCGTTAAAACACTTAGAGATATGAGTAAAGAGGATAGGCTTCAAGCTAGATATGAAAAACTAACAGGTATCGGCGCTTACGCAGAGTAAGCTGAATCTTCTTTTTTAACGTCTTTCTCTTCTTCTTCTTCTTCTTTTTGACCCTCTAACAAAAGAGGATCAAATTTTGGTCTTTTTAATCTTTTAGCATCTTTACTAAACTTTATAAGATTCTCAACACTTTTAATGTCTTTATTTGTCTTTTTGATACCGTCAAGTGAGAGTTTAAATAGCTCATAGGTAGTTATAACATCACTCATTGCCCTATGATGGGTTGCATCTGGGTTTAGGTTGAGTGTATCATTTAAGTAAGACAGAGCATATCTGTAG is a genomic window of Sulfurimonas hongkongensis containing:
- the accA gene encoding acetyl-CoA carboxylase carboxyl transferase subunit alpha, yielding MATYLDFEYKIKFIQEDIISARVRHDEIEVEKLQANLDKEVNKTFSNLTPFQQLQLARHIDRPYALDYINMIMRDKYEIHGDRHFRDDAAILCYIGYIGDERAVVIGEQKGRGTKNKIRRNFGMPHPEGYRKALRAAKLAEKFNLPLLMLVDTPGAYPGLGAEERNQSEAIARNLLELSELDTESVSIVIGEGGSGGALAIGVADRFAMMRYSVFSVISPEGCSAILWNDPKKAEAATNAMKITSGDLKKLGLIDDIIDEPLIGAHRDKEAAAAAIADYFLSSVKTLRDMSKEDRLQARYEKLTGIGAYAE